In one window of Prevotella sp. E13-17 DNA:
- a CDS encoding transglycosylase SLT domain-containing protein codes for MKRFVKLLSLSLSILTLMPLSVGAATRNESSAPFDWRPVMEAIIQVESGGNPRAVSGNSVGAMQITPICVKECNKILKKLGRDLRYTMNDRYDVKKSKEMFLLIQSYHNKSNNVEKAIRSWNGGPRYSKKATNRYYQKVMRCIK; via the coding sequence ATGAAAAGATTTGTGAAGCTATTAAGTCTGAGCTTATCGATTCTAACCCTGATGCCCCTTAGTGTTGGGGCAGCCACAAGAAACGAGAGCTCAGCCCCGTTTGATTGGAGACCAGTGATGGAAGCCATCATTCAGGTAGAGAGCGGAGGAAACCCACGCGCCGTGAGTGGGAACTCGGTAGGCGCCATGCAGATCACTCCTATTTGCGTGAAGGAATGCAACAAGATTCTGAAGAAACTTGGCCGTGATTTGCGATACACGATGAATGACCGCTATGATGTCAAGAAGTCGAAAGAGATGTTCCTCCTGATTCAGTCGTATCACAACAAGTCGAACAACGTCGAAAAGGCTATACGTTCGTGGAATGGCGGTCCCCGCTACAGCAAAAAAGCGACAAACCGCTACTATCAGAAAGTGATGCGTTGCATAAAGTAG
- a CDS encoding RluA family pseudouridine synthase, producing MEVVYEDNHVIIVNKQSGEIVQGDKTGDRPLSDIVKDYIKEKYQKPGEVFLGVVHRLDRPVSGLVVFARTSKALTRLNKMFAEGQVHKTYWALVQGCPEKEEDMLTHWLTRNEQQNKSYAYQREVPRSKKAQLEYRVLSRGDNYSLVEVQLMTGRHHQIRCQLSAIGCPIKGDLKYGAKRSNADGSISLQSHRVEFVHPVSKQLISVEAPLPSDPLWKKF from the coding sequence ATGGAAGTAGTTTACGAGGACAACCATGTTATCATAGTAAACAAGCAGAGTGGGGAGATCGTGCAGGGCGATAAGACTGGCGACCGTCCGCTTTCGGATATAGTGAAAGACTATATCAAAGAGAAATACCAGAAGCCTGGCGAGGTGTTTCTCGGAGTGGTTCACAGGTTGGACCGACCGGTGAGCGGACTCGTGGTCTTTGCCCGAACGTCGAAGGCGCTGACACGTCTGAACAAGATGTTTGCCGAGGGACAGGTGCACAAGACCTATTGGGCACTGGTGCAGGGCTGTCCTGAAAAAGAAGAAGACATGCTGACGCATTGGCTGACGCGCAACGAGCAGCAGAACAAAAGCTATGCATACCAGCGCGAGGTGCCTCGCTCGAAGAAGGCACAGCTGGAGTATCGGGTGCTGAGTCGTGGCGACAACTACTCGCTGGTGGAGGTGCAACTGATGACGGGACGGCACCATCAGATACGCTGTCAGCTGTCGGCCATAGGCTGTCCTATCAAGGGAGACTTGAAATACGGTGCCAAACGTAGCAATGCGGATGGCAGTATCTCGTTGCAGTCGCACAGGGTGGAGTTTGTGCATCCTGTGTCGAAACAGCTCATCAGTGTAGAGGCACCACTGCCGTCAGATCCCCTTTGGAAGAAGTTTTAA